A single region of the Ascaphus truei isolate aAscTru1 chromosome 6, aAscTru1.hap1, whole genome shotgun sequence genome encodes:
- the LOC142496518 gene encoding heat shock protein 30C-like: MFPFSFMQPSHNPLCVCREPALTLWPPTRPIFEQQENDRLGMRNEMERRMQCVNQAYQQLALDMDMRKGTGASRQSVAGEISHQGGKEGKQNFDLSLDVSLFSPDELTVKIEGRRLIVIGKHEKKSDARDGNYFHEYREWKREAELPEDVNPAEVLCSRSSDGRLHVQAPRLALPAVTERPIPISITWAPEDGQRNNHEIEQNSEKEELENTMNVA, from the coding sequence ATGTTTCCTTTCAGCTTCATGCAGCCCTCTCACAACCCTCTGTGTGTCTGCAGAGAGCCTGCACTCACACTCTGGCCGCCCACACGTCCCATCTTTGAGCAGCAGGAGAATGACAGGCTGGGTATGAGGAACGAGATGGAGAGGAGAATGCAGTGTGTGAATCAGGCTTATCAGCAACTCGCTCTGGACATGGACATGAGAAAGGGAACAGGTGCCAGCAGACAGTCTGTGGCTGGGGAGATTTCCCATCAGGGAGGCAAAGAAGGGAAGCAAAACTTTGATCTCAGCCTGGATGTGAGTCTCTTTTCTCCTGATGAACTGACAGTGAAAATAGAGGGAAGGAGACTTATTGTGATAGGAAAACATGAGAAGAAAAGTGATGCCCGGGATGGAAACTACTTCCATGAAtacagagagtggaagagagaagCTGAGCTCCCAGAAGATGTGAATCCTGCGGAAGTTCTGTGCTCCCGGTCCAGTGATGGGCGGCTCCACGTTCAGGCTCCTCGCCTGGCACTGCCAGCTGTAACAGAGAGACCCATTCCCATCAGCATCACCTGGGCACCAGAAGATGGGCAGAGAAACAACCATGAGATAGAGCAGAACAGTGAAAAAGAAGAGCTGGAGAATACAATGAATGTTGCCTGA